The following proteins come from a genomic window of Microbacterium sp. SY138:
- a CDS encoding MmgE/PrpD family protein translates to MTVTHHVRVHRSDENLAREDQLAWKIAQVAADQVEVEQDVVDMIINRIIDNASVAAASLTRGPINAARAQAFSHPVSTGGVGANLFGAALDHRTSPEWAAWANGVAVRELDYHDTFLAAEYSHPGDNIPPILAVAQHTGKDGRALVRGIATGYEIQMDLVRAICLHKHKIDHVAHLGPSAAAGIGTLLGLDVETIYQAVGQALHTTTATRQSRKGEISTWKAHAPAFAGKMAVEAVDRAMRGQTSPAPIYEGEDGVIAWMLDGKDAAYDVPLPAAGEPKRAILDSYTKEHSAEYQAQALIDLARKLGIENPALRDPANIDQIVIHTSHHTHNVIGSGANDPQKYDPTASRETLDHSVPYIFAVALQDGGWHHVDSYAPERAGRADTVALWHKITTAEDAEWTRRYHSEDPAEKAFGGRVEIRLTDGSTVVDEIAVADAHPLGARPFARENYIAKFRLLAEPVLEPAEIERFLALVQRLPELTAAEVGELSIVAKPGLLEAAPTPAGLF, encoded by the coding sequence ATGACTGTCACCCACCACGTCCGCGTGCACCGCAGCGACGAGAACCTCGCCAGGGAAGACCAGCTCGCCTGGAAGATCGCCCAGGTCGCCGCCGATCAGGTCGAGGTCGAGCAGGACGTCGTCGACATGATCATCAACCGCATCATCGACAACGCCTCGGTGGCGGCGGCCTCCCTCACCCGCGGCCCGATCAACGCGGCCCGCGCGCAGGCGTTCAGCCATCCTGTCTCCACCGGCGGCGTCGGAGCGAACCTCTTCGGTGCCGCCCTCGACCACCGCACCAGCCCCGAGTGGGCGGCCTGGGCCAACGGTGTGGCCGTGCGCGAGCTCGACTATCACGACACCTTCCTCGCGGCGGAGTACTCGCACCCCGGCGACAACATTCCGCCGATCCTCGCGGTCGCACAGCACACCGGCAAGGACGGCCGGGCGCTCGTGCGCGGCATCGCCACCGGCTACGAGATCCAGATGGACCTGGTACGCGCGATCTGCCTGCACAAGCACAAGATCGATCACGTCGCCCACCTCGGCCCGTCTGCCGCGGCCGGCATCGGCACCCTCCTCGGACTCGACGTCGAGACCATCTACCAGGCCGTCGGCCAGGCGCTGCACACCACGACCGCGACGCGTCAGAGCCGCAAGGGCGAGATCTCGACCTGGAAGGCGCACGCTCCGGCCTTCGCCGGCAAGATGGCCGTCGAAGCCGTCGACCGTGCGATGCGCGGACAGACCAGTCCCGCGCCGATCTATGAGGGCGAAGACGGTGTGATCGCCTGGATGCTCGACGGCAAGGACGCGGCGTACGACGTGCCGCTGCCCGCCGCCGGCGAGCCCAAGCGCGCGATCCTCGACTCGTACACGAAGGAGCACTCGGCCGAGTACCAGGCGCAGGCGCTCATCGACCTCGCCCGCAAGCTCGGCATCGAGAACCCGGCGCTGCGCGACCCCGCGAACATCGATCAGATCGTGATCCACACCAGCCACCACACCCACAACGTGATCGGCTCCGGCGCGAACGACCCGCAGAAGTACGACCCGACCGCTTCGCGCGAGACGCTCGACCACTCGGTGCCGTACATCTTCGCGGTGGCGCTGCAGGATGGCGGGTGGCACCACGTCGACTCCTACGCCCCCGAGCGCGCGGGCCGCGCCGACACCGTCGCGCTGTGGCACAAGATCACCACGGCCGAAGACGCCGAGTGGACCCGCCGCTACCACTCGGAGGACCCGGCAGAGAAGGCGTTCGGCGGTCGCGTCGAGATCCGCCTGACCGACGGCTCGACAGTGGTCGACGAGATCGCCGTGGCCGACGCGCACCCGCTGGGAGCACGCCCGTTCGCCCGCGAGAACTACATCGCGAAGTTCCGTCTGCTGGCAGAGCCCGTGCTCGAGCCGGCCGAGATCGAGCGGTTCCTCGCCCTCGTGCAGCGTCTGCCCGAGCTGACGGCTGCCGAGGTCGGTGAGCTGTCGATCGTCGCGAAGCCCGGCCTGCTCGAGGCCGCACCCACGCCGGCAGGACTGTTCTGA
- a CDS encoding GntR family transcriptional regulator, with protein sequence MTIAVERTSASDRAYAALLDDIQSGTLAAGVVLGEVEQAERLGVSRTPMREALRRLIADGLVVQQSPRVTVVAGLDADDIRSLFEIRRALEESSARLAAARGDAQLFAALADEFAHVDLDAVEGRDAYYALIARFDAALDAAVANDYIASALRTVRTHLVRVRRMARDKPARLAASAAEHRTIAEALAARDGDLAAHATHVHLHNALAGILDSLDPRTTVDPRTTVDPRTSEG encoded by the coding sequence ATGACCATCGCCGTCGAACGCACCTCCGCGAGTGATCGTGCGTACGCGGCCCTGCTCGACGACATCCAGTCCGGCACGCTGGCAGCCGGCGTCGTGCTCGGCGAGGTCGAGCAGGCCGAGCGGCTGGGCGTCAGCCGCACGCCGATGCGCGAAGCGCTCCGGCGCCTCATCGCCGACGGGCTCGTCGTGCAGCAGTCGCCGCGGGTCACTGTGGTGGCGGGTCTCGATGCCGACGACATTCGTTCCCTCTTCGAGATCCGCCGCGCCCTCGAGGAGAGCTCCGCCCGTCTCGCCGCCGCCAGAGGAGACGCGCAGCTCTTCGCGGCACTCGCGGACGAGTTCGCACACGTCGATCTCGACGCCGTCGAGGGACGCGACGCGTACTACGCCCTGATCGCCCGCTTCGATGCCGCGCTCGATGCGGCCGTCGCCAACGACTACATCGCCTCGGCGCTGCGCACCGTGCGCACGCACCTCGTGCGCGTGCGTCGGATGGCCCGCGACAAGCCCGCCCGCCTCGCCGCCTCCGCCGCAGAGCACCGCACCATCGCCGAGGCGCTCGCCGCGCGCGACGGCGACCTCGCCGCCCACGCCACGCACGTGCACCTGCACAACGCGCTCGCCGGCATCCTCGATTCGCTCGACCCCCGCACCACCGTCGACCCCCGCACCACCGTCGACCCCCGCACCAGTGAAGGATAA
- a CDS encoding EamA family transporter, which yields MSTVSSDTAVASARGVRLGLPLAIAAAFAFGMSGGWARGLIDAGWTPGAAVTARIWVAALVLLIPAILSLRGRWGLLRRNAGMILAYGLLAVAATQLFYFQAVAVMDVGLALLIEYTAPIAVLLWLWLRRGERPTRRSIIGAAIAFVGLVLMLDILTGADVNVAGILWALGAMVGAATYFVLSAKADTGLPPIALAGSGLLLGALGLTVAGAIGVLPIRWTTDDIAYRFGSVPWFVPVLAMGVVATALAYLLGIASTRMLGSRLASFVALAEVVAALLFGWLLLGQLPDLLQALGGVLVLVGVVVVKLGEPAAPEFVEPVPVGPVPVEPMSAADNVYGKRAEEEF from the coding sequence ATGAGCACGGTGAGCAGTGACACGGCGGTCGCTTCCGCCCGCGGGGTGCGCCTCGGGCTGCCGCTGGCGATCGCCGCGGCTTTCGCCTTCGGAATGTCGGGTGGATGGGCGCGCGGGCTCATCGATGCGGGATGGACGCCCGGTGCCGCGGTCACCGCGCGCATCTGGGTCGCCGCGCTCGTACTGCTGATCCCCGCGATCCTGTCCCTGCGCGGACGGTGGGGGCTGCTGCGGCGCAACGCGGGCATGATCCTCGCCTATGGACTGCTGGCAGTCGCCGCGACCCAGCTCTTCTACTTCCAGGCCGTCGCGGTCATGGATGTCGGACTGGCGCTGCTCATCGAGTACACCGCTCCGATCGCGGTGCTGCTGTGGCTCTGGTTGCGGCGGGGGGAGCGTCCGACACGACGGAGCATCATCGGTGCGGCCATCGCCTTCGTCGGACTGGTGCTCATGCTCGACATCCTCACCGGCGCCGACGTCAACGTGGCCGGTATCCTGTGGGCGCTCGGGGCCATGGTGGGGGCGGCGACGTACTTCGTGCTCTCGGCCAAAGCCGACACGGGGCTGCCGCCGATCGCTCTCGCCGGCAGCGGTCTGCTGCTCGGCGCGCTCGGGCTCACCGTGGCCGGCGCGATCGGTGTGCTGCCGATCCGGTGGACGACCGACGACATCGCCTACCGGTTCGGCAGTGTGCCCTGGTTCGTGCCGGTGCTGGCGATGGGCGTCGTCGCGACCGCGCTCGCGTACCTGCTCGGCATCGCCTCGACGCGGATGCTGGGGTCGCGACTCGCCTCGTTCGTGGCGCTCGCCGAGGTGGTCGCCGCGCTCCTGTTCGGCTGGCTGCTGCTCGGACAGCTCCCCGACCTGCTGCAGGCTCTCGGTGGCGTGCTGGTGCTCGTGGGTGTGGTGGTCGTCAAGCTGGGCGAACCCGCGGCGCCGGAGTTCGTGGAGCCGGTGCCTGTGGGGCCGGTGCCTGTGGAGCCGATGTCCGCGGCCGATAATGTATACGGGAAGCGGGCTGAGGAAGAGTTCTGA
- a CDS encoding CGNR zinc finger domain-containing protein yields MIFTDDTEEALRSAVWLVNSAEQPDTLTDLDDEDTFLREFPYTGRLDRDELEVASLRELRPRLRTMLLAPRDEMAAHVNDALAESRLTPALRRHDGVDWHLHAVADEQPFAERILIETAMALIDVIRADEGSRLTVCEDDTCRSIALDLSRNRSKRYCSTTCANRNAVAAYRARLAAE; encoded by the coding sequence ATGATCTTCACCGATGACACGGAGGAGGCGCTGCGGTCCGCCGTCTGGCTGGTGAACTCCGCCGAACAGCCGGACACACTGACCGACCTCGACGATGAAGACACGTTCCTCCGCGAGTTCCCGTACACCGGGCGCCTCGACCGCGACGAGCTCGAGGTGGCGTCGCTGCGCGAGCTGCGTCCACGCCTGCGCACCATGCTGCTGGCACCGCGCGACGAGATGGCCGCCCACGTCAACGACGCCCTCGCGGAATCACGCCTCACCCCGGCTCTGCGCCGGCATGACGGCGTGGACTGGCACCTGCACGCCGTCGCCGACGAGCAGCCGTTCGCCGAGCGCATCCTGATCGAGACCGCGATGGCCCTGATCGACGTCATCCGCGCCGACGAGGGGTCGCGTCTCACCGTGTGCGAGGACGACACCTGCCGGTCGATCGCCCTCGACCTCTCGCGCAACCGCTCGAAGCGGTACTGCTCGACGACGTGCGCGAACCGCAACGCCGTCGCCGCCTACCGAGCGAGGCTCGCGGCCGAGTGA